TTTCTATCTACCATGGACCATTTTCATGCGACTTGATAATGATCGAAAACAGACAGAAAAGATGTCCAGGTTTCATTTCCAATTTAAGTTTGTCAAGAATTTCTCTCACAAATCATGTGCATCTCAGGTAAGATAAGGTTCAATAAATGGAAATGAGAAACTAAATATCTAGCAAAGTATGTCCACACATCTGGTAAATGAACACTGTAGTAGCTACGTGCCAAATCCAATTCTTCATATTCCTTGTACTTTCAGGTGCTGCAAGTTTTCCCTTGAAACAAGTATTCCAAATTACTATGCACTTAAAAATtctaaaataaatttaaaatgggGAGGAAATACTTAATATGCTCAACTGCTTATGAGCTTCAAATTAAATCAAACCTCAGCTTCAATAGTCTCTCTACACCGAATATTTGTAAATAATCTACACAACCACAAAGTCATTTCTAGTTCAAAATCCTACTTAGATTTTACTTGTAAACTTTTTAATATGTTGCACCAACAGGGTGTGAATACCCCCACTAATGGAAATTGTTAAGACAATTTAGTCATCAGCAAAAAAGAAAAAGGTAGATGTACGAGACATGACCACATTCTGTATTCCTGTTTATGACTTCAGAATTGGTAATCAATCCCCTCCCCATAAAAAATTAACAAATTTAATAAAATACTTCAAATGCTGAGAAAACTTACATGTTTACAAGTCTTCCATTTCACCTTCTTCTCCATCTCCTATATCTCCACCAAGAAGCTCTTTTTCTAGCTCTTCATCtatttcttcttcatcatcatgtGTATTGCTTTCCTTTGGTGCAGGAGATCCAGCTTCCTCAGTTTCCACAAATTCTCCTAAAATATTTTCAGTTTCTTCCTTGCTTTCCTCTCCAGTTCTATATTCACCATTTTCTtctggttcttgttcttgctcTTCTGGTTCTTGCTCTTCTTGCTCTTCTGGTTCTTCCTGTTCTTCTGGTTGTTCTGTTTCTTCTTCCCCATCTGGATTGTCCTCATTTGCTTTCTCTTCATTGTAATTTTCTTCACTATTGTCATGATTTTGATCATCTTCTAACTGGGCAGCATTTTCCATTATGTCTTGCAAGTCTTTATGATTGTCAAAACTTTCATCTGCAAGAGGATCACGATCATATTCATTTTCAGAATGATGCGAACCTTGCTGATCACTCAACTCTGCCATTTCTACACTTGGAACTATTTCTGGAATTTCATCTACTCCTGAGTCACGGTTAGCTCTATCTCCAGTTGATCCACATTCACTGGTTTTCTTTCCTTTGCGAGGCGATTTATTCTTTTGCTTTCTCTTCTTACCACGTGGATTATAATCTGCATCATCTTTATCATCACAGTCAATATCTAGATCCTCTTCAAAAATCTCCTCTTGCATTTCTTGCATATCCTCAATTTCTCCTATCTGACACTCAAGGTACTTAGTCATATCTTCTCCATCATCATCAGATTCTAAGTGGCTATCATTTTCCATATCAGATTCACTGTCTACCATACTACCTTGCGGTCTTAAACCAGATGCATTCCGTCTACATGTAATAGATATATTGTAGTTCTTGAGTCTTTTTAATGTATCTTGAACTGATGCCTCTGCACCATAATCTTGCTCGTGATCTTTACGATAATACATTGCTGGTCTGGCATTTGGTCTCTTGGCTTGAGGTTGATTTGCCATAGGCCTACTTGGTCGTTTAGCTCCACGATTCACTTGGACTGTTGTACCCATTAACTGAAATTGCTGTGGAAGCTTTGGTGGACATTTAGGCATATCAGGTGGATCTAAAATGACACAgtcatcatcatcgtcactgCCATAGTGTGCAATGGCATTCCGGCTGTTTGTTGCATTGACTGTTCTCATATTATGACTTATTTTTGGAACTTCAGTTGATTTAGCATTTTTATACCCTCCTTTTCCAGATAACGCTGTAGCTTTATCTTTAGGTGGCAGGTTATTTGGTGTTACTTCTACTCCCTGTCGCCTCAATATGGCATGTGCTTGTTCCCTAGAGTAAACACTGATTGTGAAATCTTCACACCTTAGCCCCATTGACTTGAGAGTTTCTTTTACATCTGAACGTGTAGCAGTTTTCCCACCTTGCCCAGCATTACCCTGAATTCCACTTTGACCTCCAGATCCAGTATTAGGCCCTTGACCATGTCCCTCCTTATCTTTCTGCCCAGCATTCTGGCCTTGTTTCTGAGACTGCCCAGATGTATTTGATTGATTAGACCTCTTATGCCGAGAAAACAATGCTAATCTCTTTCTGCCATGGGCAGAAGCAgaatcttcatcatcatcatcagggaGGCCAGGGAGGTATGGGTAAGTTGACATGTCTAGCAATACAGTTGGATATCTGATGTAACCTGTGGAAGAGAAATGTTTACTAATAAAGTTAATCATCATTACCTCAATACATGAGAAATGACAATTATCATTTCAACAGATATTAatcaaaaataaaataattattttttccaaCATGTTGgcggtctcccaccgaggcagggtgatccccccccccccagaaaaataaaacactttcaccattatccACATATAATCACTGCCTtttcagaggtgcccagatacaacagttcagatatCACTCCAAataaccaatatcccaaacccctccattaAAGCGCAGGCATCATACTTCCCACtgccaggactcaaatccggctaaccagtttccctgaatcccttcataaaatattaccctgctgacactccaacagcttgtcaagtcccaaaaaccaatcatctccattcactcctaactaacatgctcacacatgcctactGTACATCCAAGCCCCTTGTGCACAAAACCCATTTTATCCCCTCCATCCATTTCTAGAACAACCcctacctctcctcccctccaattCAGATTTACAcacccaagtcatcctattttgctttatcctctctaaatgaccaaaacacctcaacaacccctcctcagcccgtTGAATAATATTTTAGtaatataccttacctttgatatacctttgaagaatttcgagaacatatctactctctgagcccgaccatgggccaggctcgtctggtgcttgcctgttcaaccaggctgttgctgctggaggcccgctgccccacatatccatcacagcctggttgatctggcacctggtgaagatacttgtctagtttcctcttgaaggctttaacacttgttccagcagtgtttctgatatcttctggtaagatgttgaaaagtctgggaccccggatgttgatacagtattcccttagtgtccccaccgcacccctgctgctcactgggtttattttacacttccttccatatctctcactccagtatgttgttatggcagtgtgcagatttgggaccaagccctcgagtaccttccaggtatatattatcatgtacctctctctcctccactccaatgagtacatgttcaagacttgcaggcattcccagtagtttaggtgctttactggctcaatatgagccataaatgatctctgtatttgttccagctcagatATTTCTCCCGCCCTGAACGcggccatcagcactgagcaatattctaagtgagggagcactagcgatttgaaaagtgtcaccatcggcattatttcccttgttttgaaagttctcaatacccacccagtcattttcctggctgtcgtgatctttgtcttgttatggtctttaaaagaaaggtcggctgacataattattcctaggccttttacatgttccttacattctatttggtgaccctcttgagttttgtatatagtgctccttttgagttcttcattctttccatatctaagcagcaggaacttatcaccactgaacgtcatgttgttttccactgcccactggaaaaccctgtttatgtcttcctgtactttttcagtgtcctctaccatactgactttcatgcttattttagtgtcatctgcaaattatgatacaaaagtgtgccgggtgtttttgtctatgtctgctatgaggatgagggacagcagaggtgccaggacagtgccttggggcactgagcttttgacctcgctgatgctggatcttgccctgttcactactactttttgtgttctgtgtgttaggaaaccgaaaatccatctgcctaccttccccgtaatgcccatggccttcattttgtgcgctatcactccatgatcacatttgtcaaacgcctttgcaaaatctgtgtaaatcacatgtgCATTTTTGTCgttttccagtgcctccgtaattctgtcataatggctcagcagctgtgacaggcatgatcgtcatGCTCTAAAgccatgctggtttgggttatgttggttgtgctgctccatgaaatttgtaacctgccgtctcatcactctttcgaagatttttatgatgtgaggttagggctactggtctgtaatttttagctagtgctctactacctcccttatgcaaaggagctatgtctgcactctttaaggcctctggtattttacctagatctaagctctttctccaaagagtACTGAGGGCTCATGCTAGAGGTAATTTGCATTTCTTTATAAAtggagcattccatgaatctggtccaggtgctgagtgagtgggcatgttttccatttctttttcaaaatctatgggatttgtactaatgtcagttagttggtctgcacgGCCTTCTTCTggggtgaaaaatatttctgcattttctaccttgctgtcatttagtgggttgctgaacaccggctcatactgttcttttaggatttcactcatttcctgttcatcgtcagtatacgagtctcctctcagtagtggtccaattctacaggtagttcttagcttggattttgtgtAGGAATAGAactattttgggtttcttgcaatgtcctgtatggccttttgttccctttgtacttcttctgtgaggtatgacatcctaagtttttgctctaattcagtgatctctctgcgcTTACTCTTACTTTCACTCCTTGGTTTTCACCTCTATTTGCATTTTCCTCATTTTCTTGTTCCTTTTCCCCTGTTTTCCACTCTTTGTATAACTCTGGCAAGCTCCTTAGAAACTTCCTTGGGTTTTCTAGGTTTTCACTTTTCAGTACCTCTCTTATGCTTAACCAGCTGTCCCTTTCACTGGGGCAAATCCAGAAACGACTTTCGTGTTTTTGGTCATTTGTCATGGTTGCATGCAGCTTTGTACATGATATatgtgatgttttactgcatatttcacaATCAATGCCCCTTATGTTTCTCCCAAAGATTTTTTCATATATACAACAGCCTTTATTCCTGGCCATGATTACTTTTAAACAGGTGTATGTGGTGGATGGTGTATTTATTATGTGCGGCTGGTGGTGGAGTGGCTGGTAGGTGGGGGGTGGGTATCCTTGGGTAGAGGGTAGGGACAATAGGAGGAGGGGGCTGTGCAGTGGGGTGGTAAGCTGGGAGATAGGGGTCTGTGGAAAGAAGGTGAGGGTGCGAGGAGGGATGCCGGGGGATGGAATTGTTGGTTGGGTGGTGTAGGATCTGGGGAATGGGTTGGGGGCACGAGGCGGGGGCTGggaggtggggtgtgggtggcacTTCCCCACTTGTTCCCATATAATTTATACCATAGTTTTACACTACACTCGGGATTAAAAGAATTAACTCTTATCCATAGGTTCAGTTTACTATATCACTGCTTATTTATATCCTTTTTTCCTCGTTATAACACTTGTATGATAGTTTGCACTTCACTGTCACctctgacaattttttttttttcgcaggTGATGGTCGACCCATGAATATATTCCATATATTATGCACTATATTCACTATATTCCTTATGAGATGAGAAACAGACCTTTGGTACAAAACACGACCCACTGTGTGGTACCACCTAACTGTCTCAGTATCCTAGTCTAACTATGTCTGGGTATCCTAGTCTATTCGTTATATGTGGTAACTGAAACCTTGGTGtatcacttgtcacatgtcaacaccaggacaAGTAGATtgtcccaccactgccacacttcactattgttttttattttatttccatttattttatcactggtattttgtCACACTGTGTTGTACACTGGTTATCTTAAGGATATACAATGTATTCATTCAAGATACACTTTTCTTTTCACTGCACTGCACTGGGATCGTTATATTGTTCACACAGCACTAGGCCTACGGTAACTTTCCCCTGCACTTCCATAGCAGTAAAGCTTAGTAGAGGTAACGGGGAAAACCCGTCACACAGTAGACTTATGCCTTTTCATCGATTGTATGCTTAATTTATGTATACTGTGATTCCCttcacctcaatgctaccatcactcgttttaTTACTTATGACTGTAGTAAAtactccacactttctcctaattttcacactgaattctgcataatatttacaccacacattgcccttagacacgacatctccactgcctccagcctcctcctcactgcagcatttacaacccatgcttcatatCCATAcaagagtgctggtaccactatactctcgtacattcccttctttgtctccacagatacctcaatgcaccactcaccttttgtaATTCATCACTTCTATGGTTAATCttgtccttcataaatccatccaatgtaaagtctactcccaaatataaGAATACATTCACTTTTTCacattccctccctccaatgcGATATCCactttttctttacctaactcatttgataccctcatcaccttactcttatctatgttcactttcaactttcttcctttatatATCCATATCCATCCTGCAACACATCCATAAAACTTTTGATAAGGCTTAGGATAAATAATGTTTCAGCAATATTAagtaaatttaaatttttttaaatgaagCAGCCAAATCTACTTATCCAAGAAGGCTAAATGTAATTTCACTATGGGATGGACACCTTAAACCCAAACAAAAATATATGTGGAACTGGAAAAGTATGTAAATACTAACGAGGAGTAAATGACACCTAGAGGCAGTGGATGTTTTACCGACAAAGTAGCCTTTATTAAGTCATTACAGAATACATAAGAAAAGGGCATATATATGCAGGAACAGACAAAGGACACTGAAGTGCATTAGAGCATCTCAGGTTTAGGGGGCACTGCAGGTTATACACCTGGTTATGTGGGCTTCTGGACAAATGATAACTTGCAAATATGGTTTAAACTAAAGGTTTAGCTAACATGAAACTACAGTGGTTCTGTGTAATAGTGCTAGAAATACTAATAACAGCAGATTCTAAACATCTTCCATCTTTGTCTCATTCCTCAATAACTATTTAAGCATCTGTCCCTTTATTGAGATGATTGTCAGTGTCTGCATAATACATACATTTCTTGTTGTATTATACATTTTGCTGGTGTTCTCTGGCCTGTGGGCAATGTTCCATGAAGTTTCTCCTATACAATGGAACCTTGGCCTACAAACTTGATCCTGTTCTGTGACTTTGTTCACATCCTGATTTGTccatatgctgagtcaattttcctcatttaaattaaatgaaaagccattaatccttTCTggcagaattcctgctctcagaggcaggaaaaatacacttcaatataatgctagtatcaactctatggcttatttatttatcacaattggtctaatatgacataatgaacaatataaataacatattattattataataaaaaagaagtgctaagccacaagggctatacagctataaataacatagaaacctgatatatactctagaatgaataaaatatatgtcACTATGTGACAAGTGGAGGTGGCCATAACTTCTCCCGCATTGTTGTGTTATTCACTGCCATCTAGCGAcatttattataaatattttagtacattattattacatgcattatattattatattattgtattattattataatgggaaAGCActtgtgggggggaggggatggaaggtattcaggcataatttagggaactggaacaaagatccaattcccaagatcaagagcccctcaccaagtatatactaataataataataataataataataataataattataataattataataataataataataataataataataataatacaatataagtaataataacagtaaggagaaacttcaaaaggctgccagtagttgaagccaccatcagcaaaacattggtaaccattacttttcacctgtctagacttaaccctttcagggtccgtcccgtagatctacggctttacgttcagggtccaaaccgtagatctacgccatgagctcagctcactctgataaactgtgagtggtacatttgggcctagatatgagagaatacatctatgtggtatgtgtgcaccacataaaacagatcctgcagcacactgtgtataatgagagaaaaaaaatgaaatcatgatttttcgattaaaacagcaactttgcagtgttttttcgtatgttttttatagttgtatttgcgatttcttggtctcatttgatagaatggaagacatattacagaaatagagatgattttgattggttttagcactggaaatggcttgaaactgagcttaaagtagcagaaatgttaaatttttgccgatattcaagagtaaacaaacgacctcacacgtctaatacacatcagctggtgggtctaatatacattcacaaatatggtgatgatatttatacaattattacagtattgcataacagtaaatcttctattttttggtgtgaataaaaattcattatgtgaataaaaaatcaaaatggaatttatttgtaaagcctcaaaacataactaatgaacagaggaaatattagtttagtgccaggaatgcttacattgtttattctggaccctattttgaaattggaatattttgaactttgtgttaaattggccaaattaacaatttccgatcactttattttgtagttgaaacagttgacttggcgatttcttgtgctcaatcgatagaatagaagtaatactagtgaaatagctaagaatttggttgactggaataatgtaattggcctaaaatgggagtcaaagtcggcaaaatcgccgattcgtaaatatcgctgacacatcaaaattcgcgagagcataatttcgtcaattttccaccaaattttgtactttttgttttattaccttcacaaaaagattctctacgatttcataagaaaaaataacaaatttttttttttgaaaattcttggacactggtgcgtgactccagatttgggccttggaccctgaaagggttaatagtctatgtatattaggttaagtcttcccgaaatgccttggcatgatagtggctttctttgctccaatcatattatgatatgtaaacacacattgtaacctttgcaaagaaataaatatttaagtatttagccctttgactgtttcggtcgtatacatacgtcttacgagccactgtttttgacgtatacatactcataaattctagcgtcttcaaatcaagcaggagaaaggtggtaggcccacatgtgagagaatgggtctgtgtggtcagtgtgcaccatataaaaaaatcctgcagcacgcagtgcacaaTGAAACTcagacgtttttttttttaattaaaatgccgactttgtggtctattttcatatagtatttatagttgtattctcgttttcttggtctcaattcatagaatgggaaacatattatagaaatagaggtgattttcattggttttactatgaaaagaaccttgaaatggagctcaaagtagaggaaatgttggATTTTTGCCactgttcaaaagtaaacaaatgatgtcattttccaataaatgtccaagtagccattctaatatgcagtcatgaatgggttgacattatttatacaattattacaatattgcagtagtctgcataacagtaaatcttctattttttgtttgaataaaaattcaaaatagaaagcaagggtaatatcagaggg
Above is a window of Cherax quadricarinatus isolate ZL_2023a chromosome 24, ASM3850222v1, whole genome shotgun sequence DNA encoding:
- the LOC128705542 gene encoding uncharacterized protein isoform X2; the encoded protein is MSTAHELRGTMGHGGFHRWVKLSTDDLPLIRPPRHHMLAHITGGLTNLYEEVKQSKKEDADEVITPYHDSEKFKLESKKDEEEAAKTNNGHVDNEECAEKTDIDNVKPEESAKEEVEEENSLENTKKEDSGELDNTEDKKKESSQNEKKDDEGGGDPKKQTDEDEEEEETTPYTDEEGEFSPEKEMPLLAGRFKYTQVLARGQSAIIIKVLDTFHKNRPLAIKVLHRVYKPIGSQEADILLELHRADPWLHVPFARLLNQFLYGPHYCLVFEYLSPTPLYTHYDQRDIREATALPHIRDLTVKLLTVLGFLYKQNVIHADLKPENILLRSEDDLASLMVVDFGNALRNTDEELSLYYSDFELQTLLYRAPEVIFGMKFSLEVDMWSLGCLLAECYLGEPLFMGKSKKEILNKITALLGLFPREFNDGEYAEQFSDFVGRPMSRYQRLENLRKRLNDCKDSMFLMLVERLLTYLPDRRFTPFEAACHPFVACSTPFLYLTPSPGYIRYPTVLLDMSTYPYLPGLPDDDDEDSASAHGRKRLALFSRHKRSNQSNTSGQSQKQGQNAGQKDKEGHGQGPNTGSGGQSGIQGNAGQGGKTATRSDVKETLKSMGLRCEDFTISVYSREQAHAILRRQGVEVTPNNLPPKDKATALSGKGGYKNAKSTEVPKISHNMRTVNATNSRNAIAHYGSDDDDDCVILDPPDMPKCPPKLPQQFQLMGTTVQVNRGAKRPSRPMANQPQAKRPNARPAMYYRKDHEQDYGAEASVQDTLKRLKNYNISITCRRNASGLRPQGSMVDSESDMENDSHLESDDDGEDMTKYLECQIGEIEDMQEMQEEIFEEDLDIDCDDKDDADYNPRGKKRKQKNKSPRKGKKTSECGSTGDRANRDSGVDEIPEIVPSVEMAELSDQQGSHHSENEYDRDPLADESFDNHKDLQDIMENAAQLEDDQNHDNSEENYNEEKANEDNPDGEEETEQPEEQEEPEEQEEQEPEEQEQEPEENGEYRTGEESKEETENILGEFVETEEAGSPAPKESNTHDDEEEIDEELEKELLGGDIGDGEEGEMEDL
- the LOC128705542 gene encoding uncharacterized protein isoform X1 → MSTAHELRGTMGHGGFHRWVKLSTDDLPLIRPPRHHMLAHITGGLTNLYEEVKQSKKEDADEVITPYHDSEKFKLESKKDEEEAAKTNNGHVDNEECAEKTDIDNVKPEESAKEEVEEENSLENTKKEDSGELDNTEDKKKESSQNEKKDDEGGGDPKKQTDEDEEEEGKENFSKSEEDDLDNEDEEEETTPYTDEEGEFSPEKEMPLLAGRFKYTQVLARGQSAIIIKVLDTFHKNRPLAIKVLHRVYKPIGSQEADILLELHRADPWLHVPFARLLNQFLYGPHYCLVFEYLSPTPLYTHYDQRDIREATALPHIRDLTVKLLTVLGFLYKQNVIHADLKPENILLRSEDDLASLMVVDFGNALRNTDEELSLYYSDFELQTLLYRAPEVIFGMKFSLEVDMWSLGCLLAECYLGEPLFMGKSKKEILNKITALLGLFPREFNDGEYAEQFSDFVGRPMSRYQRLENLRKRLNDCKDSMFLMLVERLLTYLPDRRFTPFEAACHPFVACSTPFLYLTPSPGYIRYPTVLLDMSTYPYLPGLPDDDDEDSASAHGRKRLALFSRHKRSNQSNTSGQSQKQGQNAGQKDKEGHGQGPNTGSGGQSGIQGNAGQGGKTATRSDVKETLKSMGLRCEDFTISVYSREQAHAILRRQGVEVTPNNLPPKDKATALSGKGGYKNAKSTEVPKISHNMRTVNATNSRNAIAHYGSDDDDDCVILDPPDMPKCPPKLPQQFQLMGTTVQVNRGAKRPSRPMANQPQAKRPNARPAMYYRKDHEQDYGAEASVQDTLKRLKNYNISITCRRNASGLRPQGSMVDSESDMENDSHLESDDDGEDMTKYLECQIGEIEDMQEMQEEIFEEDLDIDCDDKDDADYNPRGKKRKQKNKSPRKGKKTSECGSTGDRANRDSGVDEIPEIVPSVEMAELSDQQGSHHSENEYDRDPLADESFDNHKDLQDIMENAAQLEDDQNHDNSEENYNEEKANEDNPDGEEETEQPEEQEEPEEQEEQEPEEQEQEPEENGEYRTGEESKEETENILGEFVETEEAGSPAPKESNTHDDEEEIDEELEKELLGGDIGDGEEGEMEDL